From the genome of Miscanthus floridulus cultivar M001 chromosome 10, ASM1932011v1, whole genome shotgun sequence, one region includes:
- the LOC136487485 gene encoding flocculation protein FLO11-like, protein MRRSTSAAATPPAPTSPKPGATKRQRKSVPLGDVTNLLLRPETPTPIKPRRTARRPLPAPSDASAVSSSTCSSSASVTPALKPSSSASATPAPQPSSSAPVTPAPEPSSSGAATPAPEPSFTASATPALEPSSAATVTPAPKPSFAAVLDEEGSVFESPTICTVYARRRTTEAEAEAEGRGNPTITSKGKGKEPAGAAVSCPPLGKSTRNIRKKDTRLISSSAPCREAKKKRPLAKTPKLPEEFVKKQKAYFADVDAFELAEEEVSESELE, encoded by the exons ATGCGGCGCTCCACCAGCGCCGCCGCGACGCCGCCGGCGCCGACGAGCCCGAAGCCCGGCGCCACCAAGCGGCAGCGGAAGTCGGTGCCGCTCGGCGACGTCACCAACCTCCTCCTCCGCCCCGAGACTCCGACCCCGATCAAGCCCAGAAGGACTGCACGCCGGCCCCTCCCCGCGCCCTCCGACGCCTCCGCtgtctcctcctccacctgctcctcctccgcctcggtCACCCCGGCGCTCAAGCCGTCCTCCTCCGCCTCAGCCACGCCCGCGCCCCAGCCGTCCTCCTCCGCCCCTGTCACACCCGCGCCCGAACCGTCCTCCTCCGGCGCGGCCACGCCCGCGCCCGAGCCGTCCTTCACCGCCTCGGCCACGCCGGCGCTCGAGCCTTCCTCCGCCGCCACGGTCACGCCCGCGCCCAAGCCGTCCTTCGCTGCCG TCCTCGACGAGGAGGGGAGCGTGTTCGAATCGCCGACCATCTGCACGGTTTACGCGAGGCGCAGGACTACCGAGGCTGAGGCTGAGGCTGAGGGACGGGGCAACCCCACCATCACCagcaagggcaagggcaaggaACCTGCCGGTGCTGCGGTGAGTTGCCCCCCTCTTGGAAAATCTACGAGGAACATCAG GAAAAAGGATACTCGGCTCATCTCTTCATCAGCTCCTTGCCGTGAAGCTAAAAAG AAGCGGCCCCTGGCAAAGACACCCAAGTTACCAGAAGAATTTGTGAAGAAGCAAAAAGCATACTTTGCAGACGTGGATGCCTTTGAACTGGCAGAGGAAGAAGTATCAGAATCTGAGCTGGAGTGA
- the LOC136486067 gene encoding cationic peroxidase 1-like — MASCKPLACSVLALFFAASMVSAQLTANFYDKSCPNALNTIKTAVRSAVARENRMGASLLRLHFHDCFVNGCDGSVLLDDTPTFTGEKTAVPNNNSLRGFDVIDSIKAQLERICPQVVSCADIVAVAARDSVVALGGPTWAVNLGRRDSLTASLDAANNDIPAPTLDLTDLTKSFSNKELSATDMIALSGGHTIGQARCVNFRNRIYSEANIDTSLATSLKTNCPNKTGDNNISPLDASTPYVFDNFYYKNLLNKKGVLHSDQQLFNGGSADSQTTTYSSNMAKFFTDFSAAMVKMSNISPLTGSSGQIRKNCRTVN, encoded by the exons ATGGCTTCCTGTAAACCCCTCGCTTGCAGTGTCTTGGCCTTGTTCTTTGCTGCAAGCATGGTTTCAGCTCAGCTTACTGCAAATTTCTATGACAAGTCATGCCCAAATGCATTGAACACCATCAAAACAGCAGTAAGGTCTGCCGTTGCCAGGGAGAACCGCATGGGCGCATCATTGCTCCGCCTCCACTTCCACGACTGCTTTGTTAAT GGCTGCGATGGCTCAGTGCTGCTTGATGACACCCCAACCTTCACAGGGGAGAAGACTGCTGTTCCGAACAACAATTCCCTGCGTGGATTTGACGTGATTGACAGCATCAAGGCACAGCTTGAGAGGATCTGCCCACAGGTGGTATCATGTGCTGACATTGTCGCTGTGGCAGCACGTGACTCTGTTGTTGCG CTTGGAGGACCTACTTGGGCTGTCAATCTGGGAAGGCGTGACTCATTGACAGCAAGCCTAGATGCTGCAAACAACGACATCCCAGCACCAACTCTTGACCTCACTGATCTCACCAAGTCCTTCTCAAACAAAGAACTGAGTGCAACTGACATGATTGCACTCTCAG gAGGTCACACCATTGGGCAAGCAAGATGTGTCAACTTCCGCAACCGCATATACAGTGAAGCTAACATCGACACGTCCCTTGCGACATCACTGAAAACAAATTGTCCCAACAAGACTGGTGACAATAACATTTCCCCCCTTGATGCCTCGACACCCTATGTTTTTGACAACTTCTACTACAAGAACTTGCTGAACAAGAAGGGGGTTCTGCATTCTGACCAGCAACTGTTCAATGGAGGTTCAGCAGACTCCCAGACTACGACCTACTCTTCAAACATGGCAAAATTCTTCACCGATTTCAGCGCGGCGATGGTGAAGATGAGCAACATTAGTCCCCTCACTGGATCCAGTGGACAGATAAGGAAAAACTGCAGGACGGTAAACTAG
- the LOC136486068 gene encoding biogenesis of lysosome-related organelles complex 1 subunit 1-like, with protein MDGAKSLAASAGGKQDLEEALLQIVHQHHRQSLRQRQQTERAKEDALRSAARVADLLVDAVDGGVQELFVNEKRIEIEARALLGTIARYRRQTDQWLAATNEINSVLKEIGDFENWMKIMDFDCKSINAAIRNIHQS; from the exons ATGGACGGAGCCAAGTCACTAGCGGCGTCGGCGGGTGGGAAGCAGGATCTGGAAGAGGCGCTTCTACAGATCGTGCATCAGCACCACCGCCAATCCCTCCGCCAACGCCAACAAACCG agAGAGCGAAGGAGGACGCCCTGAGAAGCGCGGCGCGGGTCGCTGATCTGCTCGTGGACGCGGTCGACGGCGGGGTGCAGGAGCTCTTCGTCAACGAGAAGCGGATCGAGATCGAGGCCCGCGCGCTGCTCGGTACCATCGCTCGCTACAGGCGGCAGACTGATCAGTGGCTGGCTGCCACCAACGAGATCAACTCTGTCTTGAAG GAAATTGGAGATTTCGAGAACTGGATGAAGATCATGGACTTTGACTGTAAAAgtatcaatgcagccatacgcaACATTCATCAGTCATGA